Proteins encoded by one window of Paraburkholderia terrae:
- a CDS encoding aspartate aminotransferase family protein, which yields MTQFDQLLSADRAHFMHPSTHAHDHASGALPGRIVTGAKGIRIEDHQGRSFIDAFAGLYCVNIGYGRTEVADAIYEQARKLAYYHTYVGHSTDTIIELSSRIIDWSPKGMKKVYYGMSGSDANETQIKIVWYYNNVKGRPNKKKIISRQRGYHGSGIVTGSLTGLPSFHQHFDLPIDRVKHTVCPHWYRQAPAGMSEAQFVDYCVEELEKLIAKEGADTIAAFIGEPVMGTGGILPPPAGYWPAIQKVLKKHDILLISDEVVCGFGRLGSKMGAQHFGIEPDLITVAKGLTSAYAPLSAVIVGEKVWDVIAQGSQDHGPMGHGWTYSGHPVCAAAALANLDIIERENLTHKAAEVGGYLQQQLHAAFDSHPLVGEVRGSGMLAALEFMAHKEERRPFDAALKVGPRVSAAALQHGLIARAMPHGDILGFAPPLVTTRAEVDEIVKLTKAAVDEVASQVLKESAAV from the coding sequence ATGACCCAGTTCGATCAACTGCTCAGCGCGGACCGCGCGCATTTCATGCACCCGTCGACGCACGCTCACGATCACGCCAGCGGCGCGCTGCCCGGCCGCATCGTCACGGGCGCCAAAGGCATCCGCATCGAGGATCATCAAGGCAGGTCGTTCATCGACGCATTCGCGGGCCTCTATTGCGTGAATATCGGCTACGGCCGCACGGAAGTGGCCGACGCGATCTATGAGCAGGCCAGGAAGCTCGCTTACTACCACACGTATGTCGGGCATTCGACCGATACGATCATCGAACTGTCGTCGCGCATCATCGACTGGTCGCCGAAGGGCATGAAGAAGGTGTACTACGGCATGTCCGGTTCCGATGCGAACGAAACGCAGATCAAGATCGTCTGGTACTACAACAATGTAAAGGGCCGTCCGAACAAGAAGAAGATCATTTCGCGTCAGCGCGGCTATCACGGCTCCGGCATCGTGACGGGCAGCCTGACGGGCCTGCCGAGTTTCCATCAGCACTTTGATTTGCCCATCGATCGCGTCAAGCACACGGTATGTCCGCATTGGTATCGTCAGGCGCCCGCCGGCATGAGCGAAGCGCAGTTCGTCGACTATTGCGTCGAAGAACTGGAGAAGCTGATCGCGAAGGAAGGCGCGGACACGATCGCTGCTTTCATCGGCGAACCGGTGATGGGCACGGGTGGCATCCTGCCGCCGCCGGCCGGTTACTGGCCCGCAATCCAGAAAGTACTGAAGAAGCACGACATTCTGTTGATCAGCGATGAAGTCGTGTGCGGCTTCGGGCGGCTCGGCTCGAAGATGGGCGCGCAGCACTTCGGCATCGAACCGGATCTGATCACGGTCGCGAAAGGTTTGACGAGCGCGTATGCGCCGCTGTCGGCCGTGATCGTCGGCGAGAAGGTCTGGGACGTGATTGCGCAGGGCTCGCAGGACCACGGTCCGATGGGTCACGGCTGGACCTATTCGGGACACCCGGTCTGCGCGGCAGCGGCGCTCGCGAATCTCGACATTATCGAGCGCGAGAACCTCACGCATAAAGCAGCGGAAGTTGGCGGCTATCTGCAGCAACAGTTGCACGCAGCGTTCGATTCGCATCCGCTCGTCGGCGAAGTGCGCGGCTCCGGCATGCTTGCGGCGCTCGAATTCATGGCGCATAAAGAAGAGCGCCGTCCATTCGATGCCGCTTTGAAAGTCGGCCCGCGCGTGTCGGCCGCTGCATTGCAACACGGACTCATTGCACGCGCGATGCCGCATGGCGACATTCTCGGCTTTGCGCCGCCGCTCGTGACGACGCGCGCGGAAGTCGATGAGATCGTCAAGCTGACCAAGGCCGCCGTAGATGAAGTGGCATCTCAGGTGCTAAAGGAATCTGCTGCTGTCTAG